The Loxodonta africana isolate mLoxAfr1 chromosome 12, mLoxAfr1.hap2, whole genome shotgun sequence genome segment TCCTGAAGAACGGGGGTTAGAAATTCAAAGCCTCCAGAGGCCAGGCAGGTGTCAGCAAGTAGGAAGGCAGGCAGTGGGCCCTGGGGCATCAAGTTTGCTCAGTCCTTGGGCAGGACCACCTATAGTAGTTACTGGAGAAAaatgagcccatcgttgcagaaCTTGTGAGAATCCAGAAGTTCAGATATTAATGCAAAAATCTCTTGATTTTtaaattcaagttttttttttttttttaatgtgtgggcTAGGTGTTGATCTCAGGGATCCAATTTTTAATCTCTGCCTGAGAAGGAGCTCCCAGGTCTTCTGGCTGACCTTGGCATTCCTCTAGAAGGTTCTCTGACAGACCATGATGTTCCTCTAGAATGTTCTGTGGCAAACCTTGAGGTTCCTCTAGAATGTTCTGTGGCAAACCTTGAGGTTCCTCTAGAATGTTCTGTGGCAGACATTGGCATTCCTGTACATTTGCATGGGCAACAGTATAGTTCCTGAGTCCTTACATCTGTGATTGACGACCTTTATTTCTTGGTTCTAGGCCCCCGGGTGTCCCGACTACAGCATCCTCTCCTTCATGGGCGCATTCCATGGGAGGACCTTGGGTAAGGCAGGCCCAGAATGATCCTAGGGTGGTTCTTGCACTGGCCATTTACACAACAACAACTCTGTGCCTAGCGGGAATTATCATCTCCACTTCCcagatgtagaaactgaggctcagcaaggGAGGGAACTTCCCAAGACCATTcggtggtagagccaggatttgattTGAACCCTTGTCTCTGTCTTCAAAGGCTGTGCTTAATCTGTGATAAGTCAGGaagtggcacacacacacacaaaattaaggGCTTGCAGGTTTCACTTCAGCTTCAGGATGTTTTAACACCAGGATGGGGGTCCTATGGGCAACAGGCCTCCCGGCATTTAAAGACTGTGGCTGAAGTGCCTGTCTCATTCTCCAAGACTGCTCACCCCACTCCCCAAGCCGAGCATCCACTTTTCTGTTTTGTGGTCTCAGGTTGCTTAGCGACCACGCACTCCAAAGCTATTCACAAGATTGACATCCCTTCCTTCGACTGGCCCATTGCACCATTCCCATGGCTAAAATACCCTCTGGAAGACTTCGTGAAAGAGAACCAACAGGAAGAGGCCCGCTGCCTGGAAGAGGTAAGGCAGAGTCTCCCCAATCCTCCCCACACCCTCACCCCTGTCTCATTAACCTTGCCACCCCAAGACTTAGCCCAGGAGAAGAGGAGCAGACAAGGAGTTTATCTGGGGAGTAGTGTCATGCCTCCAAGGGAAGTAGGGACAGAAAGGCCTTATGTCCAGAATGTTCCCTACTGGGAAATGGTCCTGTAGGGAGACACATTGTTGTTGCCACCCAGCATCCATCACCCCACTTCTGGTACCAGTTTCTGTATCATTTAAGTTTCTTTGGGAGCAAGTTACCAGGACTCCAAAATAAGAGAGTTTACTGAAAGAAAGAACATGGGGTAGCAAGAAAAAATAATTCCATAAGATCCCCTAATGCATTGTTTTTCAGTCTTCTCCTGAGCCCTAGGGTTCTTTGAGTTGGCTTGGGGGCTACAGTGGGGGCAGAGGAGAGACTGCATTGCAACCAGAACAGCCTCCCTCTAACCCTTTCCATGTAAGAAACTGGAAGGATTCTGTTGCTGGGAGAAAAAAATGGCTACCACTCTTCAGGTTTGGATTTGAGCTGAAATAAGGCTGCTGGTTTGCCTCTTAGGCACGTCATTTTTTCcaatcaatatttattgagtacctactaggTGTCAAGCAAGGATTTAGATGCTGGGTGTTCAGTAGTAAATAGAAGTCTAAGTACAGcattgtccaatagaaatataatgagaACCACATGTAGAATTATAGCTTTTCTAGTAATCACATTTTTTAAGAGCAAAAAGAAATGGGTAAaattaattataatattttataggACTCAGCCTATCCAAAATACTGTTAttttaacatgtaatcaatattttaaaattattaatatttcaccttcttttttttaatattaatcttTGAAGTCCTGAGTATATTCTATACTTTCAGTACATCTCAGTTTGGAGCAGCCACCTTCCAAGTGCCTAATAGTCTCATGTAGCTAGTGGCTGCCCTATTGGATAGTGCAGGACAAGGAGGAAAGACAGGAATGGAGCAGACAAACAGAAAAATAGCCACGTAATGAAAAGTTGCAAATGATGAtctgaaagcaaagaaaataTCTGAGAGAGAACCTGGGTGATTGGCAGAGACCCGGCCAAAACCATACAATCCAAACAGAaggtttttctttagttttcaaattatgtataacaatTAAACcattaaggatccctggtggtgcaacggttaagcactcagctgataactgaaagattggttgtTCTGAACCggcccagtggctccaagggaaaaagacctggcaatctgcagctgtaaagattacagcctagaaaaccatatggggcagttctgctctgccacatagggttgctagaagttggaatagacttgacagcacacaacagcattaaaccattaattaataaataaataaaagtgtcaCAATTTCTAATCTTTATAAGATGACACCCACTAAAGAACAAGAGAGTTCAAGAAATATAATCATTGAGGGACAGTCAAGTGTCTTTCTTACCACCCTAAAACTGTTAaaagttaaattttttaaaatcaagttTAAATTTATTCAAGAATAATTTGCATAATTATAAAATGCACTCATTTTAAATGTATAGTTCCataaattttgacaaatgtatacacaTGTATAGCCATCACCCCAGTCAATGGTACATTATCATCCCAGGAAGTTTCCTCATGCCCCTTTGGAGTCAGTCTGCCCCCTAACCCCAGTCATTTATCCACCATTTAGTTTTCTATCATTCTGTAGTTTTGCAaccgtttttatttatttatttttgaaatttatttttggttgttgagaatatagaCAGTAAACATaaactaattcaacagtttctacatgtacaattcagtaatattaattacattcttcaggttgtgcaaccactctcgccctccttttccaaattgttcctcccccattaacataaactcactgttccctacgTTTCCTATCTActcttgagttgctgttgtcagctggatcccatacagatagttcttaacagagcacaatgctcagggcagacattctttactagttaagctgaattgttggttggttttaagaagacttcaggggatatttttggtttaaggtttaaggaacAGTTTTTGAATGAATATAGATCTCAGATTCTGTACCAAGAGGGCTCTCatatcaataataataacaatagtaataTAACAAGGACAGCAATAATGATACAGTAGTGATAGtaataacagcagcagcaaccACTTGCTGTATGCTGGACCATATGCTATTTCATTCCATCCTCTCCACAACTATTGGGTAGATTCTGTCTGTATCCCCAGATTACAGATCAGGAAAGTAATGCATCggaaggttaaataacttgcccagagtTATTAGCTTATACCCCCATGTGTGCTAGCACCAACCCCAGGTCAGGCAGGTAGCCATTCACACCCGTGGCTCCTAGTGGATGCCGCACTTCTCACAGAAAATGCACACAAACAGATTTCCAATATAGTTTCAAGGGGCCCATGGACCCCTAGacgtccacccacaggtgcctgcTCACAATGCAAGCGAATGTGACTTCTCCCTTGGAATCCAGGTGGAGGATCTGATTGTGAAATAtcggaaaaagaagaagacagtgGCTGGGATCATTGTGGAGCCCATCCAGTCTGAGGGTGGGGACAACCACGCCTCCGATGACTTCTTCTGGAAGCTGAGAGACATCGCCAGGAAAGTCAGTAGACCCTGCTGGGGTTGGATGAGGCCAGGGGGGTCCCCAGGCAGGTGTACCAGAGCACAGGGCTAGCACACTTCTGCTTTAGAGTCCTGGTAAACCTCCATCTGTAGAGAGGGCATCTGTCCATCTCCTGGTCGAGAAGGTgggtgtggaggtgggagagTTTCCCTGAATTCTTACTGCAAATCAGCCTCCAACTCGCCATCTGAATCTGGAACTTTCCCAATCAAGATATTTCTAGCAGGCCTGAGCTTCCTCCCTTTTCTCccaatccatctttttgctccACGTGCTCCATATGCAATGGGGACAAAATGAGCAAACATTATGTGAATGTCAGGTGTttattttaatgtgctttaacgGGCCCATCAAACCTGTCATTTCACCAATACAAGTTCTATGACATGAGTTGATTTAAGCACGAGTACTAATTTTTTTACTAAGTAAATAATAGAACTGTAACAACAGAACTGGCAGACATCAGCTCTGGCCTCACTGTTGGGATGTGTTTCCTTTGCACATGAGTTTCCATGCAAGAGTAAGGCAAGACCCAGGACTGCAGCCAAGAGAATACTGCTTTGCTTTGGTTCAGCAGGATTTGATATTCTGGTTCAGTTCAGCAGTTTTAGGAAGCATTCAGATAGAGTGCTGGTTAGAACTGCCCTGCCTAAGTGTTTGGGTTCATTTTGCTTTTATAACCCCCAAACATGGGGTTGGTTTGCATTTTCAGAAAGCAATGAGTATTTGGCTGGATTCAGGGTTCTGCAGCTTGGTCGATGTGGCAGGTGTGGGCCCCCAGCCTCCGTCCGAGAGGTGTTTATGtctgcctcttctctctcctGCCCACCCAGCATGGCTGTGCGTTCCTGGTGGATGAGGTCCAGACGGGAGGGGGCTGCACCGGTAAGTTCTGGGCCCACGAGCACTGGGGCTTGGATGACCCAGCTGACCTGATGACCTTCAGCAAGAAGATGATGACCGGGGGCTTCTTCCACAAGGAGGAGTTCCGGCCCAATGCTGTGAGTGCAGGACCCGCCCTCCTCTCCTCGTCCAGGGCAGAGGAGGGAGGTGGAGGAGCATCCTGTCCTAAACTGCCCCTTCCTGACAAACAAGGAACTGAGTGGACACCTAATTGTCACAGAGGTTTCCTAAGGCCCAATTCTTACCAATTTAATCAGCCAGTGGTTGAGGTCGCTCCAGCCCTCTCTGCAGGCCAGCTTCGTAGGAGCCCACTGTCCGTCTTCTCCTGGCACTTTTCTGCACATCCAGTGATAATACTGTTGATAATAATATTGCTGCAGACTAGCATTTGCTCTGTGTCAGGCCCAGATCTAAGTACTTCTCATGTATgtacatttaatcttcacaacattcTTAATAGAGTAGGCATTATATTTAATTCCTCATTTTACTAACGAGGAATCAAGCACAAAGAGGTTAAGGAGTTATCCAAAGTCACAAAATCTGTAAGTGACCAAGCCGGGATTCAAACTCATAGCCCATAGTCTTGACCACTAGACTGTACATGTACATACAGActctcatacacatatacacagtccgCAAGGGCTCAGGATCTACCCTTACACCATTTCTGAATGTAGTTTCCACCCTCAAGGTTGCCTCGTGGTCTGAGATGGCTGCTGGAGCTCCAGCCATTACAGCTTGTGTAGGcagttaagaaagaaaaaagaaggaaagacaaAGTGGTTTTCTTCTCATCTTTAGCAGCCTTCTCAGAAATCCCACATAACACTTCCATTTACACAGCATTGGCTAGAACCTGGTCACATGGCCACCTCTTAACTACAAGGGAGGCCAGAAGGTATGCTTTAGCTGGGTACATTGCCACCCTAAATAATTCATGGCTCTACTATATATGGAAGGGGCAAGAATGGATATCAGGAGGCAAGTACAAGTCTCTGTCCCCCCTACCCCTGCCACACACACAACCAGCACATTAattgggggggagggagagagggattaAGTGGGTGGTCTTTGAGGGTCAGACTGTCAGCAATCTTACCCCACCACCTATGAGCCGTATTTGCCTGAACAAATCACTTTACCACTCagaccctcagtttcctcttctgtggaAGGAGGAAGATAGTAGAAGTTAAGGTGACCAACCACCTGGGTTTTCCCTGGGCTGCAGGATTTCCCAGGATGTGGTTTCCCTAAAAGTAGGCCCTCCCTATAGGGTCAGTGTTGCTGAGAGAATTCAGTGAGATAAAGTGTGTCACCCACCTAGCCCTTAGAGGTGCTCAACAGGTTAACTGAAAGGCAGGGGGAGGTGGGCCCCTTCAGGGTGTGCCTGTGTGCGAACGCTTCCTGACACCCCATGCCTCGTTCCAGCCTTACCGGATCTTCAACACCTGGCTGGGGGACCCGTCCAAGAACCTGCTGCTGGCCGAGGTCATCAACGTCATCAAGCGGGAGGACCTGCTGAATAACGCAGCCCATGCCGGGAAGACCCTGCTCACGGGGCTGCTGGAGCTCCAGGTACCCACACCCCGCAGCTGTCCTGGGCCACCTTCCCTGGCTCAGGCGGTGTCTGAGCTCTGCAGCACACGCTGCAATTGCCGTGCTAGCGGTTCTGAATGGGCCCCACTGCGTCTGACCTCCCGGCCTTTGCACATGCTTGCCCTCTGTTGGGAATGCCTTCCCATCCCTGTATCCCAATCCCCTGCCCAGTTCCCGAACTCTTCTTATCTTTGAAAACCAACTTCAGACATCCCTCCTTTGAGAAGCCACCCCACACACCTCCCTGTCACCCCTGCTGGTGTGTTCAGTACCCCCACCTCTGTACCACATTGTACTTAACCCTCTCTAGCAGTGCTGGCCAACAGGAACAGAATGCGAGC includes the following:
- the ABAT gene encoding 4-aminobutyrate aminotransferase, mitochondrial, giving the protein MKQLNIIQNAEAVHFFCNYEESRGNYLVDVDGNRMLDLYSQIASVPIGYSHPALMKLLQQPQNVNTFVNRPALGILPPGDFVEKLRESLLSVAPKGMSQIITMACGSCSNENAFKTIFMWYRNKERGHTEFSKEELETCMINQAPGCPDYSILSFMGAFHGRTLGCLATTHSKAIHKIDIPSFDWPIAPFPWLKYPLEDFVKENQQEEARCLEEVEDLIVKYRKKKKTVAGIIVEPIQSEGGDNHASDDFFWKLRDIARKHGCAFLVDEVQTGGGCTGKFWAHEHWGLDDPADLMTFSKKMMTGGFFHKEEFRPNAPYRIFNTWLGDPSKNLLLAEVINVIKREDLLNNAAHAGKTLLTGLLELQARYPQFISRARGRGTFCSFDTPDESIRNKLILIARNKGVVLGGCGNKSIRFRPTMVFRDHHAHLFLNIFSDILANFK